DNA sequence from the Roseibium sp. HPY-6 genome:
CAGACGACCCATCTGGCAAAACCGATCGAAATCCATTCAAGCAAGGCGCTGGCAAGACAGTGGAAGAAGGTACTCGGCTACGGCAAACGGCTGGAAGAGCTTACGATTCCCGAGCGGCATGACATGCGCAAGGCGATGAAGAAGATGCGCTACGGCATCGAATTCTACGGCAGCCTTTATCCTGCCGACACGGTAAAACCCTTTCTGAAGCGCATGAAAAAACTTCAGGACATTTTCGGCTATCTCAACGACGTCGCCATGGCCGAGACGCTCCCGGACAAAGCAAAAGTCAGTGGCAAAAACGCCCTCGCTGCGACCCAGGCAATAGGCTTTGTGATCGGATGGCATGAATCTCAGTGCCAAACCATGTGGCAGCATGCCAAAGGTTACTGGGAAGCCACGTGTGAAACACCCCGGTTCTGGGTCTAGGACGATCGGGCCTGTCAGGTGGAGGTTCCAAAGGCGCGCTTTTTCAGGCCCTTCTGGATTTCGTAAATCGAAATCGGCACGTCGGGCTGCGGCTGCGGGATTCTGATCGGGATATCCTTTAGGCGTGGCGTGATCGTCGGCTCTCCGCACAGCATGCGCGTGTCATAATCTTCGATCCCGTCCCATTTGGTCATCGATCCCATGATGGGGAAGGCGTCGGCAGCCATCATTTCATAAAAGAGAATACGGCGCGAACGGTCAGATGTGTTAAGCGCCGACCCATGCACAATGCGCCCGTGATGAATGGATATCGACCCTGCCGGCCCCTTCAGTTCAACGGCGTCGGATGGGTTTAACCCCACATCCTGCGGATTGAATGCACCCGCAAACACACCATTGACGTGATGGTCATGAACCGGCCCCTTGTGGCTGCCCGGATAGACCATCAGCGGCCCGTTTTCACTCTCCATGTCATCAATGATGACACCGATGGCGAGGATATCGTCGTTGGTGTGCGGATAGAAGGCATAGTCCTGATGCCACTCGACTGCGGCACCGTAGCCGGCCGACTTCATGTTGAGTTTCGTCGTGTGCAGCCGCAGGTCCGGGCCGATCAGATCCCGCGCGGGCGCAAGAATATGATCGGAAAACATCAGCTTGCGCATGATATCGCTGATCTTGTGCGGCAGTTTGATCCGCCGCAGGCGTGGCTGATCCGGTGAATGACTGTCTTCCAGGTCAAGCCGGTCGTTGGATGCCGTCATGCCGCGCGCTTCATCCTCAAACCGGCTGATTTCGGCGCGGATGTCCCCAATGACGGTATCCGGCAGGTGGCGTTCAAGCACCAGATATCCATTATCGCGGTAGAACGCGATCTGGCTTTCACTCAGAACCTCGGTCATATGTTTTCCTCCTGGATTACAGTCTGGAACCACCAGTCGGAGGTGTCAATTTCGGCGCGGAGACAGCACGAAAAGGTGTTTTGAAAGGCGGGCGTCCGCCAAAAGGTTCCTAACCTGCCTATTACGTCGCATCCCGGATGACGAAATTGTCCACGTGACCGCGAAACGCCTGGTTTTGGCGATACCACGTGCCGATCTTCACTCGATCGACGCCGTGCGACACGATCGAGGGGATGACCTCTGATTTGGCAACCAGTTCGCCATCCAGATAAAGTTGGGTGCTGTCTTCACCCTGATCGATAACAAGCCTGATGCGGTGCCAAGCCATTGTGAAAGCTCCGCGTTCGGCGACCAACCGGTCTTTTGAACCGTTTTCGTCTTCCACCGATACGCTCAAGGTCGGCCGGTCGCCACTGGACAGATTGAAGATGACATGACGGATGCGATCGCCGCTTTTGCCGCTGACCACAGCAATGGTCTTCACAGGAGCGCTTTTTTCATATGGGTTCGTCCACTCCTCGGCTTTGAGATCGAATGATATGTCAATCCGCCTCGCAAGCGTGTTCAGGTCAGGTGTCGCGAGCTCCAGATAGCGCCCGTCACCTTGCGCAAAGTAGGCACTGCCTGTCGGACCTGGCGAAAAAACGGCATCGCCATCGCGCGACTGTGCGGACACGTTCAAAGCTCCAAGCGTATCGAGCGAACCTTCGAAGGCCAATTGCACATAAGCGCCTTCGATTGGCGCCGGTAAATACGCCTGGACGTTATCTCCTCGTGGCCAAAGTGCAATCAGCGCGACGCCACAGACGCCTGCAAAAGCTGCAATCAGTCCCATCTTGCGCATTGTCCGCTCCCATTTTTAGATCAGCAACAACAATCGGATTGCAAATGCTTCCTGATATTAATGCGGATGTCTTAAGGCTCCGTGATCCGGACGAACTACAAGACCGCGCCAGGGCCAGAGACGGGCCGCAACGAGGACTTGGTTGTGTTGTCAGACATTTTTTCGCTTGTCCGGCGTCAAAAAGGTGCGTTTCTTTGTCATATGAGCTGCGAGGAAGAAAGAGACGCGCCGATGAACCACCTTGGCCGGTTCCAGCCCAGAGATGTCCTACCCATGCCGGTCCTGGAAGGGAACGGCTGGCAGCTGAAACAATACGCCATCCTGTCGGAAGGAAGGACATTCGATACTGCGGTCTCCAAAGCGGCAGGCTCCGAGGCGTTTGACCGGCTCCCGCCTGCAGGAGGATTGGAAGATCCGGTCAACGCCCACGGCATCGGCTTTCAGATCGTGCACTTTGCCCAGGTTGCCGTCGTTGCACCGGTCTTCTACTGGCAATGGGGTAGCGTTCTTTCAAAAATTGGTCAGCTGCGCGCGTCCTGGCAAACGCCGACCCTGTTCGAAGACGGCGTCGAAGAGGTCATTGGATGTCTCTGGGAAATGGACATCGTCACCTTCGAAGCGAACGCATGGAAGACGACAGTCCTGAGTGGCGAAGGATCCCCCGCGCAGCGTCTCGCCGCCTACATGGAGGCACGGATGGAATGCCCTGCTTCGGCAAACTGAAACTCCGTAGAGTGTTCGCAATCCGAGCCGTTCCCACAACGAGACCATACGTCAACACAATCTGAGCATCCGGGCTAAGCATCCGGGTTGATCGCGTCGCCAGGGTCTTTGCGCGCGAATTGACCCGGCACGCATTGAGTGCAACTCTCGGTGTTCACTTTCACGATGAGGGGCTCCGATCTCCATGAAGTGGTTTCAAGCTGCCGGTGTTCTTTTGCCAGTTTGCCTTGCCTGGTCTCCCCTGTACGCCCAACAGAGCCAAGCTCCAGCCGTTCTGATCGAGCGCGCGACAAGCACCAAACCCGGCATGGCCGATGTTTATGTCGGCCGCGTCGAGGCGATCAGCAAAGTTGAAATTCTTGCGCGCGTCGAAGGGGTCCTCGAAAAGCGAAACTTCACGGAAGGCGGTCTCGTGAAGCGCGGCGATACATTGTTTCAGATCGAGCAAGGTCTTTATCAGGCCAGCGTCGACAAGATGAAATCAACACTTGAAGGCGCAAAGGCAACGGCACGCAATGCGGAACTGGACCTTCAGAGGCAGAAGGACCTTCTTGCAAAAGGAGATGTTTCGCAGGCCACCTATGATGCCGCGGAAGCAACTTACCAGCTTGATGTCGCGGCAATCGGCGAAGCGCAGGCAGACCTGGAATCGGCCCAAATCAATCTTGGCTACACAACGATAACCAGCCCGATCGACGGACGAATCTCAAGATCGCTTATCGATGCAGGCAACCTTGTCAGTTCTGACAGCGGTGTGCTGGCAACGATTACGAGCACCGATCCGATCTATGTGGTGTTTTTTGTCAGCGAACGTGACCTTGTTCTGAAACGCCAGGAAGGCCTCATCGACGAAAATTCATCCACTTTGACAGTCAAACTCGAACTCTCGGACGGAGCAGCCTACCAGGCCGACGGAAAGATCGACTATGTCAGCAACCAGGTCGAAACCGCGACAGACACGGTTGAAGTCCGCGCACAATTCGAAAACAAGGACGACCTTCTGATACCTGGTCAGGTGGTCACGGTTACGTTTCAGGACCCCGGTGCCGCAGACGTCGTGGTCGTGCCGCAAACGGCCATTCAGCTCGATGCGAAAGGTCATTTCGTTTTTGTTCTCGGCAAGGACGACACTGTTGAACGCAGAGACGTGAAGCTCGGCGATCAGGTTGGGCGGGACTGGGTGGTTCAATCCGGCCTGAAGGCCGGCGACCCCGTTGTAATCCAGGGCCTCCAAAAAATTCATGAGGGCGCAAAAGTCACTCCGACCGAAACACAATCGTGAGCCGGGTCTCAATCGATGATTTCCAAATTCTTCATTGACCGGCCCAATTTCGCGCTGGTCCTCGCAGTGCTGACCGTGCTGGTCGGCACGTTGGCCATCTGGTTTGTTCCAATCGCCCAGTTTCCGCAGATTGCGCCGCCGCACGTGCAGGTCACCGCGTCGTTTCCGGGAGCAAATGCCGCGCTGATCCAGAATGCGGTCGCAGCGCCGATTGAAGAACAGGTCAATGGCGTCGAAGGCATGATTTACATGTCTTCATCATCTTCAAGCGAGGGCAGCTATGAGTTGACGGTGACATTCGCGGTCGGGACCGACCCGGATATTGCCGCGGTTGATGTTCAAAACCGGGTCGCACTGGCGACGCCCTTGCTGCCGGAGGCCGTCACACAGCAAGGCATTTCGATTTCAAAACAAGACAGCGACATGTTGCAGGTTATCAACCTGCTGTCTCCCGACAACAGCCGCGATCAGCTTTATCTCAGCAACTATGCAGCTGACTTTCTGCAAGACCCTCTCAGCCGGATTAACGGTGTCGGCTCCGTCAGCCAGTTCGGACCTTTGAACTACAGCATGCGCGTGTGGCTCAATCCGGAGAAAATGGCCGCTTTGAATCTCTCGGCAACCGATGTGTCAGACGCGATTGAAGCACAAAATGTCGAGGCAGCAGCGGGCCAGATCGGTGCGCCTCCGTTCGGCGACCAGTCGACAGCCTTTCAGTTCACGCTTGAAGCCGACGGATTGCTTGAAACTTCTGAGCAATTCGAGGACATCATTGTCCAGTCGCAGGACGATGGCTCGTTTATCCGGCTGAAGGACATCGCCCGCGTTGAACTGGGTGCGGAGAGCTATTCGGCAACGGCATTCTTCAATGGCCAGCCTTCAGCCGTGATCGGCATTTTCCAGGAAAGCGGCGCAAATGCCCTCGACGTCGCCGATGCCGTGCGTGCGCAACTCGACGAATTGTCGAAACAGTTTCCGGCAGGCGTGGAATATGTGCTCGCCTACGATGTCACGACCGCCGTCCGCAAATCCATTGAGGAAATCGGATTTACGCTCGCGATCACAACGGCGCTGGTGATCGCGGTGACATTCCTCTTTTTGCTGAGCATACGCGCAACGCTGATCCCGGCGATCGCCATACCTGTCTCCCTGCTTGGCACAATGGCGCTCATATATGTCGCCGGTTTCAGCGCGAACATGATCACGCTGTTTGCAATCATCCTGGCGATCACGCTTGTCGTGGATGATGCCATTGTCATCATTGAAAACACCGAACGGATCATGGATGAGGAAGGCCTCGAACCGCGCGAGGCAACGCTGAAGGCCATGTCGCAGGTTACAAGGCCAATCGTGGCGACCACTTTCGTGCTGGCAGCCGTGTTCGTACCGGTATGTTTCTTCCCGGGGATCACCGGCAAGATTTATCTGCAATTTGCCCTGACGATCACATTCGCATTCGCGCTGTCTGCAGTGAATGCCCTCACGCTCGGACCTGTCCTCTGCTCGACTTTCCTGTCCCGTAAAACAGGTCATCCGAAAGGTATTTTTCGGCTCATCCCCGCATTCATCGACAAAATACGCGATGCCTATGTCGCCCTTGTGAGGGTGATGCTGCGGTTCATGGCGGTCTCGCTGATCGTTTGCGCCGCAGTCTTTGCCGCCACGATCTATCTTTTCCAGACGACGCCAACAGGCTTCATTCCAACGGAAGACAACGGGGTGCTGTTCGCGAGTATCGAATTGCCCGATGGCGCATCACTCCAGCGCACGGAGGCTGTCGTTCAGGAACTCAGCGCGCGGGCGCAGCAGCACAAGGGTATTTCGTCGGTCACTTCCGTCGCCGGTTTCAGCATCATCGCGGGCAACAAATCGAATGTTGGACTTCTCGTGCTGCTTCTTGACCCTTGGGATCAGCGAAAGACAGCTGACACGCAATGGCAGGCGATCATGTCCTCGCTGGACGAGACCCTCGCGACATTTCCCGAGGCAACGTCGTTCATTTTCCCGCTACCGTCTATTCAGGGTGTCGGCTCAAGTGGAGGACTTTCGGCCCAGTTGCTGGACTTCAAATCCGAGAGCATCGAAAACTTCAATGCCGTCAAACTGGCCTTTCTGACAGCGCTCATGAAGGAACCGGAATTCCAGTCCGCATTCAGCAGCTTCTCCGCAAACGCACCTCAATATCACCTGACAATAGACCGGGACCGGGCCGAGGCGCTGCAGGTTGACGTGAGCGATATTTTCACCTCCCTCCAGGCTAGCTTTGGCTCGCTTTACGTCAACAATTTCGTCAAGGACGGAAGGGTCTACTGGGTGGTCATGTCGGCAGACTCGCAGTTCCGGCAGACGACGAGCCAGCTGAAAGGTATTTATGTCAAGAACGCAAATGGAGAGGCCTTGCCGCTCAGAACCTTTCTGACGGCCAATCCGACACTCGGTGCTCAGACCATTTACAGATACAACCTGTTCACATCTGCAGCGATCAGCGCACAGCTTGAAGCGGGTGTGAGTTCCGGAACCGCGATCAAGAAGTTTGCTGATGTTGCGGCGGCGTCGCTGCCCGAAGGTTACGGATACGACTGGACTGACGAGACACTGCAGGAAGTCGAGGCCGGCGGTCTGGTCACCTACATTTTGATCCTGGCGGTCGCGTTTGCCTACCTGTTCATGGTTGCGCAATATGAGAGCTGGGTACTGCCACTGTCTGTCATGGCATCCACAGTATTCGCACTTTTCGGCGCCCTGCTTCCGCTGAAACTCCTGCCTGAACTGAACAATGATATCTACGCTCAGATCGGCATGGTGCTTCTCATCGGTCTGGCGGCAAAAAAAGCGATTATGGTTGTCGAATTTGCCAAGAGCTTTCGGGAACAGGGCCACAGCGCCCGCGAGTCGGCGATCATGGCTGCGAAACTGCGATTTCGGCCGGTCACAATGACCGGCCTCTGTTTTATCCTTGGCGTGCTGCCGCTCGTTTTGGCAAGCGGTGCAGGCGCGGCCGGAAGGATTTCGATCGGCGTGCCGGTGTTTGTAGGCATGATCGTGGACAGCACACTCGGCCTTCTGATGATCCCCGTGCTGTACACCGCGTTTCAGTCGGTCAGCGACCGGATCGCTCGCATCCGGAACAAGGACACAGCGCGTAAAGCATCTGCCGAAGCCACGTGACGTCATAGCCCCGACTTTGAAGCCGACGCACGTCCTTGAGCCGATCCTCAGCCCGTCAGCGCCGACTCCTGGGTGAGTTGCTCCAGAAGGCGTGCAACGGCTTCCGCTCCGGGATCATTGTGACCCGAGAGGTTCGCTTCGGATACGTAACTCGCCCGGCCGGCACGCGCACGGGTGATCCTGGAAGTCGCATCGGCACCCTGACGCGCTGCGCTTGCAGCCGCTCCGATACCGCCATCGAGTGCATTCAGCGCAGGCATCAGTGCGTCGATCATGGTCCGGTCCCCAGGCTGGGCGCCGCCAACCTGCATCACCCGATCAAGACCTGCCTTGAGCGCCCCGATCGAGTCCCGCCCGCTGGAAGAAGCATCTCCGGCTGCCGCAAAGAAAATGGCAAGAAGCACACCGGAGGATCCTCCCATGGTCTGACTGAGTTCCAGACCGATCGCCCGGTAGAGCTGTGTCAGATCCGCAAGCGGCATGCGGTCAAGCGCCTTGATAAGGGCACGTGCGGCCGTCGCCAGTGTGCTTCCGGTGTCGCCGTCGCCCGATTTCGCATCCAGCGCATTGAGGTCGTCTTCCGCGGCCATCAGGATGTTGCAGCACCGCTCGATGAATGCCCGCGTCGCATCGTTCTTCGATGGCAAGGGCTGAATCGGCGACAGGCCATCCGGAAGCGGCAATATCGACACCGGTCCGAGCGCAAGGCACCCCGGCCAGACCCAGGGCGCGACGGGAGCCTGCAACAGGGCCTCTTCCGTCTTGCTGACAGGAAGCAGCGACACAGAGAACCCGTGCATGTCGAGCGAGGTCATCATGGCGGCCGGCCCCACCAGCCAGCGAATCTGCCCACCGATCCGCGAATGCGTAAGCTCTTCTGCCAGAACCGACATCTCAAGTGGCGTGGTGCCGCCGAGATTGTTCAGGAGGGCGACATGCGGACCGGGCGTCAATGCCGGTTCAAGCCTGTCGACCACCATCGCCATCGCCGATTTCGCATTGGAAAAGGTGACCTGCTCGATACCCGCTTCCCCGTGGATGCCGAGTCCAAGCTCCGCCATGCCGGGCCTGATCCTGTCTTCCTTGGGAGACCCGGGGATCGTGCATGTGTCCAAGGACATGCCAATGGAGACCGCACCTGCGATGACGCGGCCTGCCGCCTCGGTGACCGTTTCAAGGTCCGCGCCCTGATCGGCGAGCGCACCGGCAATCTTGTGCACAAAAAGCGTACCTGCAACGCCGCGTGCCTGAGGCAAATCGGGCAGCGCGACATCGTCGTCGACAATGACCATGTTCACCTTGAGGCCAAAGGCGCGGGCACGTTCCACCGCCAGTCCGAAATTCAGCCGGTCACCTGTATAGTTTTTCACGATGACCAGGCAACCGGCCTTGCCCGTGACCGCAAGGATGCCAGCCAGAACCGCGTCAACCGAGGGAGATGCAAAAACCTCCCCGCAGACGGCGGCTGTCAGCATTCCCTGCCCGACAAAACCGGCGTGGCTCGGCTCGTGGCCTGACCCGCCACCGGAAACCAGTGCCACTTTCGACTTGTCCCAGTCGGTCCGCACAACGACCTTGATGTGCGGATATCCGTCCAGACGGGCGAGACGCCCGCCCGCCGTTCGCAATTCCCCGTCGATGGCTTCCGTGACCAGCGTTTCCTTTGAGTTGATGAACTGCTTCATGTTCCCTCTCCTCAGGTGATACGAATGCCGCTTGCATCAAAGAACAGCGGATTGCGGGGTTGAATGGCGATGGTGTCGCCAGGTTCCAGACCGGAATGCGGGTCCGATAGCGTGATCACGTTGTGGCCTTCCAGTATCAGATGGAGGCGGATCTGATCTCCAAGATGTTCGATCCGTTTGACGGTCGATCCTTTGCCCTCGCCCTGCTGGATATGTTCCGGCCGCAGGCCGATCTTGGCAGCGCCCGCCGGTGCACCGGCAAACATATCCGCAGGCAGGACATTGATCCGGGGCTGGCCGAGCCGGCCCGCCACATAGAGGTTGACCGGGTTTTCATAGATCTCGCGTGGCGTACCAAATTGCACCAGCTTCCCATTATCCAGAACGCCGACATGGGTCGACATGGTCATGGCCTCGATCTGGTCGTGGGTCACATAGAGCAGCGTCGCGCCAAGGTTTTCCTGAATGCGCTTGAGTTCGACACGCAGGTCGGAACGCAGCTTGGCGTCAAGCGAGCTCAGGGGCTCGTCCATCAGGTAGATGGTTGGGTCACGCACAAGCGCGCGGCCGATCGAAACGCGCTGCATTTCACCACCCGACAACTCGGTCGCCTTGTTGTTCAGCTTGTGCGAGATGCGCAGGACCTTGGCGACTTCCGATACCTTGCGTTCGATCTCGTCCGCGGGCGTCTTTAACAACGGCGAGCGCAGGGGAAATGCCAGGTTTTCCCGCACGCTCATATGCGGATAGAGCGAATATTGCTGGAACACCATAGCCACATTTCTCTGCGCCGGCGTTTCATCGGCAACAGAGCGTCCGCCGATGAAGACGTCGCCTCCGTCGGGCTGCTCAAGGCCGGAAATGAGACGCAGGATCGTCGTCTTGCCGGCACCCGTCGGTCCGAGGAGCGTCACGAAAGCCCCGTTGGGAATGGTCATGCTCACATCATCGACGGCGACCGTGTCGCCAAACGCCTTCGACAGGTTGGACAAACGCACTTCAGACATGGGAGAGCACTCCCTCGTTCAGGTCCGACCGCAGAGCGCGCCCGGACTGATTGTCGAACAGCGTCGCAGTCGCCCCATTGAAATCGAGGCCGACGGTTTCACCTGGTGTCGCCGGTTGGTCCGACGCGATCCTGGCCTTAAGGTCGCCCCCGGCTGTCTTAACGGTGACGATCTGCGTTGTTCCAAGATACTCGGCGGCGACCACTTCCCCCCGGTTGCCCCCATCGTCCCGAAGCCGGATGTGCTCCGGCCGGATGCCGTAGACCAGGTCACCCTGGAATGGCTCCCGGACAGTCGGAACAGCAAGATCGATGTGATGCATGCGAACGCTGGAGGCGCCCGAGTGGACCTCGCCGTGGAATCTCAGGAAGTTCATGGAAGGCGACCCGATAAAATCAGCGACAAACATCGTTGCCGGTTTGTCGTAAATGTCCTGCGGCGTTCCGAACTGTTCGATCACTCCGTGATTCATGACGACGATCTTGTCCCCCATC
Encoded proteins:
- a CDS encoding phytanoyl-CoA dioxygenase family protein — translated: MTEVLSESQIAFYRDNGYLVLERHLPDTVIGDIRAEISRFEDEARGMTASNDRLDLEDSHSPDQPRLRRIKLPHKISDIMRKLMFSDHILAPARDLIGPDLRLHTTKLNMKSAGYGAAVEWHQDYAFYPHTNDDILAIGVIIDDMESENGPLMVYPGSHKGPVHDHHVNGVFAGAFNPQDVGLNPSDAVELKGPAGSISIHHGRIVHGSALNTSDRSRRILFYEMMAADAFPIMGSMTKWDGIEDYDTRMLCGEPTITPRLKDIPIRIPQPQPDVPISIYEIQKGLKKRAFGTST
- a CDS encoding LamG-like jellyroll fold domain-containing protein; protein product: MRKMGLIAAFAGVCGVALIALWPRGDNVQAYLPAPIEGAYVQLAFEGSLDTLGALNVSAQSRDGDAVFSPGPTGSAYFAQGDGRYLELATPDLNTLARRIDISFDLKAEEWTNPYEKSAPVKTIAVVSGKSGDRIRHVIFNLSSGDRPTLSVSVEDENGSKDRLVAERGAFTMAWHRIRLVIDQGEDSTQLYLDGELVAKSEVIPSIVSHGVDRVKIGTWYRQNQAFRGHVDNFVIRDAT
- a CDS encoding efflux RND transporter periplasmic adaptor subunit, with the translated sequence MKWFQAAGVLLPVCLAWSPLYAQQSQAPAVLIERATSTKPGMADVYVGRVEAISKVEILARVEGVLEKRNFTEGGLVKRGDTLFQIEQGLYQASVDKMKSTLEGAKATARNAELDLQRQKDLLAKGDVSQATYDAAEATYQLDVAAIGEAQADLESAQINLGYTTITSPIDGRISRSLIDAGNLVSSDSGVLATITSTDPIYVVFFVSERDLVLKRQEGLIDENSSTLTVKLELSDGAAYQADGKIDYVSNQVETATDTVEVRAQFENKDDLLIPGQVVTVTFQDPGAADVVVVPQTAIQLDAKGHFVFVLGKDDTVERRDVKLGDQVGRDWVVQSGLKAGDPVVIQGLQKIHEGAKVTPTETQS
- a CDS encoding efflux RND transporter permease subunit, with the protein product MISKFFIDRPNFALVLAVLTVLVGTLAIWFVPIAQFPQIAPPHVQVTASFPGANAALIQNAVAAPIEEQVNGVEGMIYMSSSSSSEGSYELTVTFAVGTDPDIAAVDVQNRVALATPLLPEAVTQQGISISKQDSDMLQVINLLSPDNSRDQLYLSNYAADFLQDPLSRINGVGSVSQFGPLNYSMRVWLNPEKMAALNLSATDVSDAIEAQNVEAAAGQIGAPPFGDQSTAFQFTLEADGLLETSEQFEDIIVQSQDDGSFIRLKDIARVELGAESYSATAFFNGQPSAVIGIFQESGANALDVADAVRAQLDELSKQFPAGVEYVLAYDVTTAVRKSIEEIGFTLAITTALVIAVTFLFLLSIRATLIPAIAIPVSLLGTMALIYVAGFSANMITLFAIILAITLVVDDAIVIIENTERIMDEEGLEPREATLKAMSQVTRPIVATTFVLAAVFVPVCFFPGITGKIYLQFALTITFAFALSAVNALTLGPVLCSTFLSRKTGHPKGIFRLIPAFIDKIRDAYVALVRVMLRFMAVSLIVCAAVFAATIYLFQTTPTGFIPTEDNGVLFASIELPDGASLQRTEAVVQELSARAQQHKGISSVTSVAGFSIIAGNKSNVGLLVLLLDPWDQRKTADTQWQAIMSSLDETLATFPEATSFIFPLPSIQGVGSSGGLSAQLLDFKSESIENFNAVKLAFLTALMKEPEFQSAFSSFSANAPQYHLTIDRDRAEALQVDVSDIFTSLQASFGSLYVNNFVKDGRVYWVVMSADSQFRQTTSQLKGIYVKNANGEALPLRTFLTANPTLGAQTIYRYNLFTSAAISAQLEAGVSSGTAIKKFADVAAASLPEGYGYDWTDETLQEVEAGGLVTYILILAVAFAYLFMVAQYESWVLPLSVMASTVFALFGALLPLKLLPELNNDIYAQIGMVLLIGLAAKKAIMVVEFAKSFREQGHSARESAIMAAKLRFRPVTMTGLCFILGVLPLVLASGAGAAGRISIGVPVFVGMIVDSTLGLLMIPVLYTAFQSVSDRIARIRNKDTARKASAEAT
- a CDS encoding dihydroxyacetone kinase subunit DhaK, which produces MKQFINSKETLVTEAIDGELRTAGGRLARLDGYPHIKVVVRTDWDKSKVALVSGGGSGHEPSHAGFVGQGMLTAAVCGEVFASPSVDAVLAGILAVTGKAGCLVIVKNYTGDRLNFGLAVERARAFGLKVNMVIVDDDVALPDLPQARGVAGTLFVHKIAGALADQGADLETVTEAAGRVIAGAVSIGMSLDTCTIPGSPKEDRIRPGMAELGLGIHGEAGIEQVTFSNAKSAMAMVVDRLEPALTPGPHVALLNNLGGTTPLEMSVLAEELTHSRIGGQIRWLVGPAAMMTSLDMHGFSVSLLPVSKTEEALLQAPVAPWVWPGCLALGPVSILPLPDGLSPIQPLPSKNDATRAFIERCCNILMAAEDDLNALDAKSGDGDTGSTLATAARALIKALDRMPLADLTQLYRAIGLELSQTMGGSSGVLLAIFFAAAGDASSSGRDSIGALKAGLDRVMQVGGAQPGDRTMIDALMPALNALDGGIGAAASAARQGADATSRITRARAGRASYVSEANLSGHNDPGAEAVARLLEQLTQESALTG
- a CDS encoding ABC transporter ATP-binding protein; protein product: MSEVRLSNLSKAFGDTVAVDDVSMTIPNGAFVTLLGPTGAGKTTILRLISGLEQPDGGDVFIGGRSVADETPAQRNVAMVFQQYSLYPHMSVRENLAFPLRSPLLKTPADEIERKVSEVAKVLRISHKLNNKATELSGGEMQRVSIGRALVRDPTIYLMDEPLSSLDAKLRSDLRVELKRIQENLGATLLYVTHDQIEAMTMSTHVGVLDNGKLVQFGTPREIYENPVNLYVAGRLGQPRINVLPADMFAGAPAGAAKIGLRPEHIQQGEGKGSTVKRIEHLGDQIRLHLILEGHNVITLSDPHSGLEPGDTIAIQPRNPLFFDASGIRIT